The Marivivens sp. LCG002 genome contains a region encoding:
- the hisI gene encoding phosphoribosyl-AMP cyclohydrolase yields MGFDPLTLKYDEKGLIPAIAQDASSGEVLMMAWMNAEAVQKTLETGKVTYWSRSRQSFWIKGETSGHVQELVSFRVDCDRDCILVEVNQTGPACHTNRRSCFYTEIQNGAEVITSEPMAD; encoded by the coding sequence ATGGGCTTCGATCCTTTGACGCTAAAGTATGATGAAAAAGGGCTGATCCCCGCGATCGCACAGGATGCAAGCTCGGGCGAAGTGCTCATGATGGCTTGGATGAATGCTGAAGCGGTGCAGAAAACCCTTGAGACAGGCAAAGTGACCTATTGGTCGCGCTCGCGCCAATCGTTCTGGATCAAAGGCGAGACATCGGGCCATGTCCAAGAGCTTGTCTCGTTCCGCGTCGATTGTGATCGGGACTGCATTCTGGTCGAGGTCAACCAGACGGGGCCTGCCTGTCACACCAATCGGCGCAGCTGTTTTTACACCGAAATCCAGAACGGAGCCGAGGTGATCACCTCCGAGCCGATGGCGGACTAA
- a CDS encoding DUF2161 family putative PD-(D/E)XK-type phosphodiesterase gives MREADLYPPVKAYLEAQGYEVKSEIGACDVVAMRGDEPPVIVELKLTFSLGLIFQAIERQTVSDAVYMAVPVSKDRGWKLRYKDIVRLCKRLGLGLLAVDVAKGTVQAHVDPEDHAPRKNRRRQTRLLREFERRVGDPNTGGTTRAKQMTSYRQDALRCLVRLSVGPSAPAAIKNALGVERAGDILRADHYGWFENIERGIYGITPKGREALDEFAEDIKALGL, from the coding sequence TTGCGCGAAGCAGATCTATATCCCCCCGTCAAAGCCTATCTCGAAGCCCAAGGCTATGAGGTGAAGTCCGAGATCGGCGCATGTGACGTTGTCGCCATGCGCGGGGACGAGCCGCCCGTCATCGTCGAACTCAAGCTCACCTTCTCGCTCGGCTTGATCTTTCAGGCGATCGAGCGCCAAACCGTCAGCGATGCAGTCTATATGGCGGTTCCCGTTTCGAAAGACCGCGGCTGGAAGCTGCGATACAAGGATATCGTGCGGCTTTGCAAAAGGCTCGGTCTGGGGCTTTTGGCGGTCGATGTCGCAAAAGGCACGGTGCAGGCGCATGTCGATCCAGAGGATCATGCACCCCGCAAGAACCGCAGGCGTCAGACACGGCTTTTAAGGGAGTTCGAACGGCGCGTAGGGGATCCCAATACGGGCGGCACCACGCGCGCAAAACAGATGACCTCCTATCGTCAGGATGCTTTGCGGTGCCTTGTGCGGCTCTCGGTCGGCCCCTCTGCCCCCGCAGCAATCAAAAACGCGCTCGGGGTCGAGCGGGCGGGTGATATTCTGCGCGCAGACCACTATGGCTGGTTCGAAAACATCGAAAGAGGCATATACGGCATCACGCCCAAAGGCCGTGAGGCTTTGGACGAGTTTGCCGAAGACATAAAAGCGCTCGGGCTTTAG
- a CDS encoding Lrp/AsnC family transcriptional regulator, with amino-acid sequence MDRFDALILEAIQRDARVTAEALSPLVGLSADACRKRLARLRSSGYIEKEIAVLNPQKVGRGITFIVEVSLENERIADIDRFKARIESAPEVMQCYYVTGSADFILIVSAKDMADYEAFTRRYFFAEENVKRFRSSAVMERVKTGFFVPVVEAAEEKP; translated from the coding sequence ATGGATCGATTCGACGCCCTTATTCTCGAAGCCATTCAGCGTGACGCGCGCGTCACCGCCGAGGCCTTGTCGCCCTTGGTCGGGCTCTCTGCCGATGCATGCCGCAAGCGGCTCGCGCGGCTCAGATCAAGCGGCTATATTGAAAAAGAGATCGCAGTTCTCAATCCCCAGAAGGTCGGGCGGGGGATCACCTTTATTGTCGAGGTTTCGCTCGAAAACGAACGGATTGCCGATATCGACCGCTTCAAGGCGCGCATCGAGTCCGCGCCCGAGGTCATGCAATGCTATTATGTGACGGGGAGCGCTGATTTCATTCTGATCGTTTCGGCCAAGGATATGGCCGACTACGAAGCTTTTACCCGCCGCTATTTCTTTGCCGAAGAGAACGTAAAGCGCTTTCGCAGCAGTGCGGTGATGGAGCGCGTGAAAACCGGTTTTTTTGTTCCCGTGGTCGAAGCGGCAGAAGAGAAACCGTAG
- a CDS encoding pyridoxal-phosphate dependent enzyme: protein MPKTIPNPLRGQTLDLGVPLPCHDARGVETLLGRCPAYRQTPLIQVPQLAARTGVSEVWVKDESNRMGLGSFKALGAAFAIAREAWTLGNTGPSALSGRTYVTASAGNHGLSVAAGAALFGARAVIYLSKTVPDAFAERLRAKGAEVVIQGETYEDSMAAAMEAASVQGWTLLSDSSWQGYIEMPYRVMEGYLMLAEETVRQMQTPPTHILLQAGVGGLAAAAAALFRKAWGDAPVIIVVEPEYAPAIQQSLVAGRAIDTTGPVSNMGRLDCKTPSLIALAGLARDADLACTITEDEATEGVRVLAELGIETTPSGGAGLAALIAGLDLSPDARVLTIVSEGAA from the coding sequence TTGCCCAAGACCATCCCCAACCCGCTACGTGGTCAGACCCTTGATCTTGGCGTTCCGCTTCCCTGTCATGATGCACGCGGGGTCGAGACGCTTCTTGGGCGATGCCCTGCCTATCGGCAAACGCCGCTGATTCAGGTCCCACAGCTTGCCGCCCGAACCGGCGTGAGCGAAGTCTGGGTCAAGGACGAAAGCAACCGCATGGGTCTTGGGAGCTTCAAGGCGCTGGGCGCGGCTTTTGCCATCGCGCGCGAGGCTTGGACCCTTGGAAACACGGGGCCTTCGGCGCTATCGGGGCGGACCTATGTCACCGCCAGCGCGGGAAATCACGGTCTGTCGGTTGCCGCAGGTGCCGCGCTTTTCGGGGCACGTGCCGTGATTTACCTCTCGAAAACCGTTCCCGATGCTTTTGCCGAGCGACTACGCGCAAAGGGCGCCGAGGTTGTGATCCAAGGCGAAACCTATGAAGACAGCATGGCGGCAGCGATGGAGGCCGCTTCGGTTCAGGGGTGGACGCTTTTGTCCGACAGCTCGTGGCAGGGATATATCGAGATGCCCTATCGGGTGATGGAAGGCTATCTCATGCTGGCGGAGGAAACCGTCCGGCAAATGCAAACGCCCCCGACGCATATCCTCCTTCAAGCAGGGGTCGGCGGGCTTGCAGCAGCGGCGGCGGCTCTCTTCCGCAAGGCTTGGGGCGATGCGCCTGTCATCATCGTGGTCGAGCCGGAATACGCCCCCGCCATTCAACAAAGCCTTGTTGCCGGTCGGGCGATCGACACGACAGGCCCCGTGTCGAACATGGGCCGCCTTGATTGCAAAACGCCATCGCTCATTGCGCTTGCAGGACTGGCGCGGGATGCCGATCTTGCTTGCACCATCACCGAAGACGAAGCGACCGAGGGGGTGAGAGTTCTGGCGGAGCTTGGGATCGAGACAACGCCTTCGGGCGGCGCGGGGCTTGCGGCTTTGATCGCGGGGCTTGATCTTTCGCCGGATGCCCGTGTCCTTACCATCGTAAGCGAAGGGGCTGCCTGA
- a CDS encoding Xaa-Pro peptidase family protein: MERASLVFPAAEFEGRLTRLKQRMEQDTLDALLLTAPSDIFYVTGFLTRFWESPARPWFVIVPASGEPVAVIPSIGRDLMGKTWITDIRTWDAPDPFDDGVTLLSQTLSEVTPQGARIGVPMGLETHLRMPLADFHKVGTQIGTRRFVDATQTVQRVREIKTEREIEKIETACSIAGRAFDQVPAFATQGQPLDSVFRRFQIALLEQGADWVSYTAGGAGPDGYGDVISPAPAVPLQKGDILMLDTGAVKDGYFCDFDRNYSVGPISGEAKRVHEALWLATEHVIETLTVGMRACDVHRLLVGSLEKSGVTAGGGRLGHGLGVTLTEWPSFTPLDSTELVAGMVLTLEPGAMVREGTYIVHEENILLTEYGVRLLSPRAPFDMIEV; the protein is encoded by the coding sequence ATGGAGCGCGCCTCGCTCGTCTTTCCTGCCGCCGAGTTCGAGGGCCGTTTGACCCGACTTAAACAACGTATGGAACAGGATACTCTCGATGCGCTGCTTCTCACCGCGCCTTCCGATATCTTTTATGTCACGGGGTTTTTGACGCGGTTTTGGGAAAGCCCCGCTCGGCCGTGGTTTGTCATCGTGCCCGCCTCGGGTGAACCGGTCGCAGTCATTCCCTCGATCGGACGCGATCTTATGGGCAAGACTTGGATCACCGATATCCGCACTTGGGATGCGCCCGATCCCTTTGACGATGGCGTCACCCTTTTGTCGCAGACCCTGAGCGAGGTTACGCCCCAAGGCGCAAGGATCGGAGTTCCGATGGGGCTCGAGACGCATCTGCGCATGCCGCTGGCCGATTTTCACAAGGTCGGGACACAGATCGGGACGCGACGCTTTGTGGACGCCACGCAGACGGTCCAGCGGGTGCGCGAAATCAAAACCGAGCGCGAAATCGAAAAGATCGAAACCGCTTGTTCCATTGCGGGCCGCGCTTTCGATCAGGTGCCCGCATTCGCCACCCAAGGGCAACCGCTCGACAGCGTATTCCGCAGGTTCCAGATCGCACTGCTCGAGCAAGGTGCGGATTGGGTGTCCTATACGGCGGGCGGCGCAGGACCTGACGGATACGGCGATGTCATCTCCCCTGCCCCTGCGGTGCCTTTGCAAAAGGGTGACATCCTCATGCTGGATACGGGCGCGGTCAAAGACGGCTATTTCTGTGATTTCGACCGCAACTACTCCGTCGGCCCGATTTCGGGCGAGGCCAAGCGCGTGCACGAGGCGCTTTGGCTCGCGACCGAACATGTCATTGAAACCCTGACAGTCGGAATGCGGGCCTGTGACGTGCACAGACTGCTTGTGGGATCGCTTGAAAAATCGGGGGTGACGGCAGGCGGGGGTCGGCTCGGCCACGGGCTCGGGGTCACATTGACCGAATGGCCGTCCTTCACGCCGCTCGATTCAACCGAGCTTGTCGCGGGAATGGTTCTCACACTCGAACCTGGAGCAATGGTGCGCGAAGGAACCTATATCGTGCACGAGGAAAACATCCTTTTGACCGAATACGGCGTGCGTCTTTTGTCGCCACGCGCACCCTTTGACATGATCGAGGTCTAG
- a CDS encoding methyl-accepting chemotaxis protein, with protein MTLQGLISKASDRQGSSNLDEITNVGSRMAFDVVDLAGFLDETGVKARNQLVQMAELRTQAELIQTANASVQEAIAESTTSSRETLSKLNETLQTIRASNQKNEDIARWVASISERMQNIETALHGVEKLNSEISGIARQVNILAINAKIEAVRAGQSGRGFAVVAEAITELSRSTTRAAADVTDGIASLAEDLRAFGAEARGVASDAKVVIQSFGGTNTLMDGIAQQMHGTVAKGEDMQHRAESISIAVSTFMPVIEALEDASQETSDGVERSRERIHNLVDDSERVVKLGIASGGVTEDQKFISYVTNAAKEISSAFTQAVERGEIAMSDLFDRNYVPIQGSNPEQYMTRFTNFTDRLLPKFQEPALNLDSRIVFCAAVDQNGYLPTHNHKFARPQSPDPVWNAANARNRRMFNDRVGLKAGQNRDQFLMQVYRRDMGGGNFALMKDLSAPIIVKGKLWGGLRLAYII; from the coding sequence ATGACGTTGCAAGGACTAATCAGCAAAGCCTCCGATCGGCAGGGAAGCAGCAATCTCGACGAAATCACCAACGTCGGTTCGAGAATGGCTTTCGACGTGGTCGATCTTGCCGGCTTTCTGGATGAGACAGGGGTCAAGGCCCGTAATCAGCTCGTCCAAATGGCCGAGCTTCGGACCCAAGCCGAATTGATCCAGACAGCGAATGCTTCGGTTCAGGAGGCAATCGCGGAATCGACGACCTCCAGCCGTGAAACTCTGTCGAAGCTCAACGAGACGCTGCAAACGATCCGCGCCTCCAACCAGAAGAACGAGGATATCGCGCGTTGGGTCGCCTCGATCAGCGAACGGATGCAAAACATCGAAACGGCACTGCACGGTGTCGAAAAGCTCAACTCCGAAATTTCCGGGATCGCCCGTCAGGTCAATATTCTCGCCATCAATGCCAAGATCGAGGCTGTGCGTGCGGGTCAATCCGGGCGCGGCTTTGCAGTGGTTGCCGAAGCCATCACCGAGCTGTCACGCTCGACGACGCGCGCAGCGGCCGACGTGACCGACGGTATCGCCTCACTCGCCGAAGACCTCCGTGCCTTTGGCGCCGAAGCGCGCGGCGTTGCGAGCGATGCGAAAGTCGTCATCCAGAGCTTCGGCGGCACCAACACCCTTATGGACGGGATCGCGCAGCAAATGCATGGAACCGTTGCCAAGGGCGAAGACATGCAGCACCGCGCCGAGAGTATTTCCATCGCCGTCAGCACCTTTATGCCCGTGATCGAAGCGCTCGAGGATGCCTCTCAGGAAACATCCGATGGCGTGGAGCGATCACGCGAGCGCATCCACAATCTCGTGGATGACAGCGAGCGCGTGGTCAAGCTCGGCATTGCAAGCGGCGGTGTCACCGAAGATCAGAAGTTCATCTCTTATGTGACAAATGCAGCCAAAGAGATCAGCAGCGCCTTTACCCAAGCGGTCGAGCGCGGCGAAATTGCGATGTCGGATCTCTTTGATCGCAACTATGTGCCGATCCAAGGCAGCAATCCCGAACAATATATGACCCGCTTCACCAACTTTACGGATCGGCTTTTGCCCAAGTTCCAGGAACCCGCACTCAATCTCGATTCTAGGATCGTCTTTTGTGCCGCCGTGGACCAGAACGGCTATCTTCCGACCCACAACCACAAATTCGCCCGTCCGCAGAGCCCTGATCCGGTCTGGAACGCAGCAAATGCGCGCAACCGCCGTATGTTCAATGATCGTGTCGGTTTGAAAGCGGGCCAGAACCGCGACCAGTTCCTGATGCAGGTCTATCGCCGCGACATGGGCGGCGGCAATTTCGCATTGATGAAGGACCTTTCCGCTCCGATCATCGTCAAAGGCAAGCTCTGGGGCGGATTGCGCCTCGCCTACATCATCTAA
- a CDS encoding aspartate/glutamate racemase family protein, translated as MERSPYSLGTDARPKIGVIVLEADETLEDDLRTVFPVSEAKLHLSRIPSDPEVTVDTLAAMERALPAAARLLPTEAHFSVIGYGCTSGTNVIGEARVAELVKSTAHTEAVTNPLTATFEALRALGVARLGLVSPYIEEVAEPLKATFERRGLVVPHAVTFGESSESRVACIDENSLRNAAYRIVEKEKVDAIFMSCTNLRTLSLIAPLEAEIGIPVLSSNQTLTWHLARLGGVTAEKPQFGRLWTKPLPL; from the coding sequence ATGGAACGCTCGCCCTATAGTCTTGGAACCGACGCACGCCCCAAAATCGGGGTGATCGTGCTGGAAGCCGACGAAACGCTCGAAGACGATCTGCGCACCGTTTTTCCGGTGTCCGAAGCCAAACTGCACCTGAGCCGCATCCCTTCGGACCCAGAGGTGACGGTGGACACATTGGCTGCGATGGAGCGCGCCCTTCCTGCGGCTGCGCGGCTTCTCCCGACCGAGGCCCATTTCTCCGTCATCGGCTATGGCTGCACGTCGGGCACGAATGTGATCGGCGAGGCCCGCGTCGCCGAACTAGTGAAAAGCACGGCCCACACCGAGGCGGTGACGAACCCACTTACCGCAACATTCGAGGCACTGCGCGCCTTGGGCGTTGCGCGGCTCGGTCTTGTCTCGCCCTATATCGAAGAGGTGGCCGAGCCGCTCAAAGCCACGTTCGAAAGGCGCGGGCTTGTCGTTCCCCATGCGGTTACATTTGGCGAAAGCAGCGAATCTCGGGTTGCCTGTATCGACGAAAACTCGCTGAGGAACGCCGCCTATCGCATTGTTGAAAAAGAAAAAGTCGATGCGATTTTCATGTCCTGCACCAACCTTCGCACGCTTTCGCTCATCGCACCCCTCGAGGCCGAGATCGGCATTCCCGTTCTCAGCTCCAACCAGACTTTGACATGGCATCTTGCACGTCTGGGCGGGGTGACGGCTGAAAAACCACAGTTCGGACGCCTTTGGACCAAACCGCTTCCGCTCTGA
- a CDS encoding iron-sulfur cluster assembly scaffold protein: protein MSENSDLIKLYSSRILALTADIPHTKRLENPDATVKKRSPLCGSTVTVDINFADGVIKDFGQDVKACALGQASAAILGAVVIGRTQEEIERARAQLRAMLKDEGPVPDAPFDALENLIPARDYKNRHASIMLALDATAEAITQAKLAT, encoded by the coding sequence GTGTCCGAGAATTCCGATCTGATCAAACTGTATTCGTCGCGCATTCTGGCGCTGACGGCCGATATTCCGCATACCAAACGGCTGGAAAATCCCGATGCAACGGTCAAGAAACGCTCGCCTTTGTGCGGCTCGACCGTGACCGTGGATATTAATTTCGCCGATGGGGTAATCAAAGACTTCGGACAGGACGTTAAAGCATGTGCGCTCGGTCAGGCATCGGCGGCCATCCTCGGGGCCGTTGTGATCGGCCGGACGCAAGAAGAAATCGAGCGCGCACGCGCTCAACTCCGCGCCATGCTCAAAGACGAAGGGCCAGTGCCGGATGCCCCATTCGACGCGTTGGAAAACCTCATTCCGGCGCGGGACTACAAGAACCGACACGCCTCGATCATGCTGGCGCTTGATGCAACAGCCGAGGCGATAACACAGGCAAAGCTCGCGACCTGA
- the ligA gene encoding NAD-dependent DNA ligase LigA, translating into MVESKAVVDLTRDEARAELDRLARLLGEANLAYHTDDAPVLSDADYDAAKRRNAEIESRFPDLKRADSPSDQVGAAPSEGFGKVRHVVRMLSLGNLFEDDEVAEFDARVRKFLNLGAQDPLAYTSEPKIDGLSLSLRYEGGKLVQAATRGDGEVGENVTANALTIKDIPQTLQGAPDVLEVRGEVYMSHADFAALNERHAQTGGKTFANPRNAAAGSLRQLDPKITEARPLRFFAYAWGDLSAPLAETQFGAIERLKALGFQTNPLTKLCETPQEMLAHYKSIEAQRATLGYDIDGVVYKVNALSLQQRLGFRSTTPRWATAHKFPAELAWTTLEAIDIQVGRTGALSPVARLKPVTVGGVVVSNATLHNEDYIEGRDSKGEPIREGRDIRVGDWVQVYRAGDVIPKIADVDLGKRAPNAEPYVFPKTCPECGSDAVREEGDAVRRCTGGMICPAQAIEKLKHFVSRGAFDIEGLGAKQIEMFFHDEVLPIKEPADIFTLAERDAGNLAKLKNRDGFGEKSAKKLFEAIDSKRKIPLARLLFALGIRHLGENGGALLANHYLSWAAFESAMTSAEVGSGPAWEELVSIDGVGSVLAASVVTTFHQAAERASIDRLVAQLDVEDVELRDTSGSPVAGKTLVFTGTLEKMTRAEAKSRAEALGAKVAGSVSAKTDLLIAGPGAGSKAKKAEELGIETIDEDAWIALIAGL; encoded by the coding sequence ATTGTTGAGAGCAAAGCCGTTGTCGATCTCACTCGGGACGAGGCGCGGGCCGAACTTGATCGCCTTGCGCGTCTCTTGGGAGAGGCCAACCTTGCCTATCACACGGATGATGCGCCGGTTTTGTCTGATGCCGATTACGACGCCGCCAAGCGCCGTAACGCCGAAATAGAAAGCCGTTTTCCCGATCTCAAACGTGCCGATAGCCCGTCGGATCAGGTCGGCGCTGCGCCCTCTGAGGGTTTCGGCAAAGTGCGTCACGTTGTGCGCATGCTCTCGCTCGGCAACCTGTTCGAGGATGACGAAGTCGCCGAATTCGATGCCCGTGTTCGCAAGTTCCTGAACTTGGGCGCCCAAGACCCTCTGGCCTATACGTCGGAGCCCAAAATCGACGGGCTCTCGCTTTCGCTCCGCTATGAAGGCGGCAAGCTGGTTCAGGCCGCAACGCGCGGTGATGGCGAGGTTGGTGAAAATGTGACCGCCAACGCTCTGACGATCAAGGATATTCCGCAAACGCTCCAAGGTGCGCCCGATGTTCTCGAGGTGCGGGGCGAAGTCTATATGTCCCATGCGGATTTCGCCGCGCTCAATGAACGGCATGCGCAAACGGGGGGCAAAACCTTTGCCAACCCGCGGAATGCTGCGGCGGGGTCTCTTCGCCAGCTTGATCCCAAGATCACCGAAGCGCGCCCGCTGCGGTTCTTTGCCTATGCATGGGGGGATCTGAGCGCACCTCTGGCCGAGACGCAATTCGGCGCGATCGAGCGGCTCAAGGCGCTGGGTTTTCAGACAAATCCGCTCACCAAACTCTGCGAAACTCCCCAAGAGATGCTGGCCCATTACAAGAGCATCGAAGCGCAGCGCGCGACCCTTGGCTATGACATCGACGGTGTCGTTTACAAAGTGAACGCGCTGAGCCTCCAGCAGCGGCTCGGTTTCCGCTCGACCACGCCCCGTTGGGCGACCGCGCATAAGTTTCCCGCCGAGCTTGCTTGGACGACCCTCGAGGCCATTGACATTCAGGTCGGCCGAACGGGCGCACTCAGCCCTGTGGCGCGGCTCAAGCCCGTCACGGTCGGCGGCGTTGTCGTCTCGAACGCCACGCTCCACAACGAGGATTACATCGAAGGGCGCGACAGCAAAGGCGAGCCGATCCGCGAAGGCCGCGACATCCGTGTCGGTGACTGGGTGCAGGTTTACCGTGCGGGCGACGTCATCCCGAAAATTGCCGATGTCGATCTTGGTAAACGCGCGCCAAACGCGGAGCCTTATGTTTTTCCGAAGACTTGCCCCGAATGTGGATCGGATGCCGTCCGAGAAGAGGGCGACGCTGTGCGCCGCTGCACGGGCGGCATGATTTGTCCCGCGCAAGCCATTGAAAAGTTGAAACACTTTGTCTCTCGGGGCGCGTTCGACATTGAAGGGCTTGGTGCCAAGCAGATCGAGATGTTCTTTCACGACGAAGTTTTGCCGATCAAGGAACCTGCGGATATTTTCACGCTGGCCGAGCGGGATGCCGGCAATCTTGCCAAGCTCAAAAACCGCGACGGGTTTGGTGAAAAGAGCGCGAAGAAACTCTTTGAGGCGATTGATAGCAAAAGGAAAATACCGCTTGCGCGGTTACTCTTTGCCCTTGGCATCCGTCATCTTGGCGAAAACGGCGGGGCGCTTTTGGCCAATCATTACCTCAGCTGGGCCGCATTCGAGAGTGCCATGACCTCGGCCGAGGTGGGGTCGGGTCCCGCTTGGGAGGAGTTGGTGAGCATCGACGGCGTAGGATCGGTCCTTGCCGCCTCGGTCGTCACCACCTTTCACCAAGCGGCAGAGCGCGCGTCGATTGATCGGCTTGTGGCGCAGCTCGACGTAGAGGACGTCGAACTTCGGGATACGAGCGGAAGCCCTGTTGCCGGTAAAACCCTTGTCTTTACGGGCACCCTCGAAAAAATGACACGCGCCGAGGCGAAATCTCGCGCCGAAGCGCTGGGGGCCAAAGTTGCAGGCTCGGTCAGTGCCAAGACCGATCTTCTGATTGCGGGACCCGGCGCGGGCTCCAAAGCGAAAAAGGCCGAAGAGCTCGGGATCGAAACGATTGACGAAGATGCGTGGATCGCGCTCATCGCGGGCCTATGA
- the recG gene encoding ATP-dependent DNA helicase RecG, protein MSGRPEILFPLFGKLTALDGVGPKIAALMEHLDIEKPRDVLFTLPHSGVDRRPIASVREALLPATVTVEITVQSHHKPANKSRPYRITASDAGGTLQLVFFHARGDYLEKQLPVGARRVVSGKVELFDGVAQMVHPDFILKPDEALDIPAYEPVYPLTAGVTQKVMYRASRSALALAPELDEWADPALIASEGWPTWSEAMTAAHAPQSGADLSGQSKARQRLAYDEFFAHQVTLALARQSVRRAKGIENRGDGRLRAKVLASLPYAPTDAQSRSIDEIAADMALPQRMNRLLQGDVGSGKTLVALMALLVAVEAGGQGVMMAPTEILARQHLDGLQPLAEAAGVVLEILTGRDKGKEREAKLKALREGNIHILVGTHAVFQKDVEFHDLRLAVIDEQHRFGVAQRMELGSKGHAVDVLVMTATPIPRSLALAQYGDMDVSVLDQKPPGRTPVQTALVSTGRLDEVVAKLRSAMASGRQAYWVCPLVEESEVSDLVSAEQRFALLRAALGEGNVGLVHGQMPPADKDAAMARFVAGETKVLVATTVIEVGVNVPNASIMVIERAEHFGLAQLHQLRGRVGRGSAASTCLLMYQPPLTQSGQRRLEILRETEDGFRISEEDLAMRGAGDVIGTAQSGVPRFRIADLESQVRLMQVAQSDARKLLLDDPSLRSKRGEAVRVLLWLMEQDKAIRLISVG, encoded by the coding sequence ATGAGCGGACGTCCCGAAATCCTTTTTCCGCTGTTCGGCAAGCTGACTGCTCTCGATGGGGTCGGGCCCAAGATCGCTGCCTTGATGGAGCATCTGGATATCGAAAAGCCGCGCGATGTGCTCTTTACGCTGCCGCACAGCGGGGTGGATCGACGCCCGATCGCGTCTGTGCGCGAGGCGCTGCTTCCTGCGACGGTCACGGTGGAAATTACCGTTCAGTCGCACCATAAACCCGCAAACAAGTCGCGCCCCTATCGGATCACGGCAAGCGATGCAGGCGGCACATTGCAGCTCGTTTTCTTTCACGCACGGGGCGATTATCTTGAAAAACAGTTGCCCGTCGGGGCACGGCGCGTCGTTTCGGGTAAGGTCGAGCTTTTTGACGGGGTTGCGCAGATGGTGCACCCCGATTTCATCCTGAAGCCCGACGAGGCGCTCGATATCCCAGCCTATGAGCCTGTTTACCCTTTGACGGCGGGCGTGACGCAAAAGGTGATGTATCGCGCGTCACGCTCGGCGCTTGCACTTGCACCCGAGCTTGACGAATGGGCCGATCCGGCTTTGATCGCAAGCGAGGGCTGGCCCACGTGGTCCGAGGCGATGACCGCGGCGCATGCGCCGCAAAGCGGGGCGGATCTATCGGGCCAGAGCAAGGCACGCCAGCGCCTTGCCTATGACGAGTTCTTTGCCCATCAGGTCACGCTCGCCCTTGCACGCCAGTCGGTGCGGCGGGCCAAGGGGATCGAAAACCGCGGCGATGGGCGGCTGCGGGCCAAGGTGCTTGCAAGTTTGCCCTATGCCCCAACCGACGCTCAGAGCCGTTCCATCGATGAAATCGCTGCGGATATGGCGTTGCCGCAGCGGATGAACCGACTTTTGCAGGGGGATGTCGGCTCGGGTAAAACGCTTGTGGCCCTTATGGCGCTCTTGGTGGCGGTCGAGGCGGGCGGGCAAGGCGTGATGATGGCCCCGACCGAGATCCTCGCCCGCCAGCATCTTGATGGATTGCAACCCTTGGCCGAGGCGGCGGGGGTCGTTCTCGAGATTTTGACGGGACGCGACAAGGGGAAAGAGCGCGAGGCCAAGTTAAAAGCGCTTCGCGAGGGGAACATCCATATTCTGGTCGGCACCCATGCAGTGTTCCAAAAGGATGTGGAGTTCCATGATCTTCGGCTTGCCGTGATCGATGAACAGCATCGCTTCGGTGTTGCCCAGCGTATGGAGCTTGGGTCCAAAGGCCATGCGGTCGATGTTCTGGTGATGACCGCAACCCCGATCCCGCGCTCTTTGGCGCTTGCGCAATACGGGGATATGGATGTTTCGGTTCTTGACCAGAAGCCGCCCGGACGAACGCCGGTGCAAACGGCTCTGGTCAGCACCGGGCGGCTGGACGAGGTGGTCGCGAAACTTCGATCGGCGATGGCTTCGGGGCGGCAGGCCTATTGGGTTTGCCCACTCGTCGAGGAGAGCGAGGTTTCGGACCTCGTATCCGCAGAACAGCGTTTCGCGCTTCTTCGTGCCGCTTTGGGCGAGGGCAATGTCGGGCTGGTGCACGGGCAAATGCCGCCGGCCGACAAGGATGCCGCGATGGCGCGCTTTGTGGCGGGCGAGACCAAGGTTCTTGTCGCGACGACCGTAATCGAGGTCGGGGTCAATGTGCCCAATGCCTCAATCATGGTGATCGAACGGGCCGAGCATTTCGGTCTTGCGCAACTTCACCAGCTGCGCGGCCGCGTCGGGCGGGGATCGGCGGCCTCGACCTGTCTATTGATGTATCAACCGCCCCTGACCCAGAGCGGTCAGCGGCGTCTTGAAATTCTGCGCGAAACGGAAGACGGCTTTCGCATTTCGGAGGAGGATCTTGCCATGCGCGGGGCAGGCGATGTGATCGGCACTGCCCAGTCGGGTGTGCCGCGGTTCCGCATCGCCGATTTGGAATCGCAGGTGCGACTCATGCAGGTGGCCCAATCCGATGCCAGAAAGCTTCTTCTGGATGACCCGAGCCTTCGATCCAAGCGCGGAGAAGCGGTTCGTGTTCTCCTTTGGCTGATGGAGCAGGACAAAGCGATCCGTTTAATATCAGTGGGTTAG